The following proteins are co-located in the Polystyrenella longa genome:
- a CDS encoding DUF1559 family PulG-like putative transporter, with product MGDRSFRQRLQICWLKCDNASISRTRCRRAFTVLELITVIAILTVLLALLLPSLGSARESARRIQCQYQLRQLGTALQGYHELNRSLPPGFQWEETEQSAYGWSVPLLSFLEQRAVYDQIHSERLLTDPVP from the coding sequence ATGGGTGATCGATCCTTCAGACAACGCTTGCAGATCTGCTGGTTGAAGTGCGACAACGCTTCAATAAGCAGGACGCGTTGTCGGCGTGCTTTTACCGTTTTGGAACTGATCACGGTCATCGCCATTCTGACTGTGCTTCTTGCGCTTCTATTACCTTCTCTCGGTTCCGCCAGGGAATCAGCACGGCGGATCCAATGCCAATACCAGTTGCGACAACTGGGAACAGCCTTGCAGGGATATCATGAGCTCAACCGCAGTCTTCCCCCCGGATTTCAATGGGAAGAAACGGAGCAGTCGGCGTATGGCTGGTCGGTACCACTGTTAAGTTTCCTGGAACAGCGTGCCGTTTATGATCAAATTCATTCAGAACGACTTTTGACAGATCCCGTACCGTGA